GCGACTTCCACCCGAACTGCGACACCCACCAACACGGATCTGCTCATGATTAGTGGACGCACAGTTCTGCTCGCGGTTCTGACCGCCAGTTGGCTGATGATCGGCTGCACGTCCAGCCGCCAACTTTCCGGGACAACCGGAAGTCAAGAATTCCGCGATCGGCTTGGCCAACCCGCGCAACTTACCGACCGAGAAAAATGGAGCCTCGCTCGTAAGTCGTTTGCATATGCGCAGCGGGCGGAAGACAGGCAGAATACCGAGGATGCGGCCTTTTTCTATGAGGCTTCGCTTGAACTCCTTGGTGCTATCGATCTCGCATCGATCGACCTCGAAATGCATCGCGTCGCGAGCTTCAACCGGCAGGTGCTGGAAAGCTACGACCAGTTTGTCTCCCATACCAAGAGTCTGCCCGCTTCAAGCGGCCTCGTAGCCGTTATTGAGGCCGGAGAGGCACAGCATTCGGGCGAAGAGGAAGAGGACGATGCGCCCGATGAAGTGGAGGAGATTGCCGCTCCCAAGACGGTACCGGAAGCGCCGGAACTTGAAGTTCGTCCTATGAAGACACCTCTTCCAGGTGTTCCCATGGAGATTAACAACAAGGTTCGCAATCAGATCCACTTTTTCCAGACCAAGGGCAATAAAGTTATGCACCGTTGGATGGAGCGGGCGGCGATTCTGTTCCCAAGAATGCGGCCGATCCTGAAGGAAGAGGGGATTCCGCAGGAGATGCTCTATCTGTCCATGATAGAATCCGGCTTGAACCTGAATGCGTACTCGTACGCATCAGCATCCGGACTGTGGCAATTCATCCCGGGCACCGGAAGACTGTACGGTCTGCATATTGACAGAACATACGACGAACGACGTCATGTCGAGCTGGCGACCCGTGCGGCTTGTAACTATCTGCGCAAGCTCTATGAAGAGTTTGGCGACTGGTATCTCGCGATGGCTGCATACAACTGCGGAGAAGGGCGAGTCGCACGTGACATCAAGCGCTGCAAATCGAGGAACTATTGGGAGCTGCATAAACTTCCGCGGCAAACGCGCGGGTATGTGCCTACCTATTTAGCGGCGCGGGCGATTTGCGAGAACCCCGAGCGGTACGGTTTTCCTCCACTGCCGCCTGAGCAGCCGTTCGAGTGTGAGAGAATTTATGTTCCGGGCGGTTACAAACTTGAAGATATCGCGCGAGCTGCCGGCCACGACCCGCAGACCGTCAAAGACCTGAATCCCGAATTCCTGAAGGGTATTGTTCCTGACAGGGGAACCGAGATGATGGTCAGGCTGCCGGGGGCGGTGTCTGAGTCGTTTAATACAGAACTGGCCAGCCTGCCGAAGACGGTCATTGTACCGACATCAACGCACCGGGTCAGAAAAGGCGACACTCTAAACAAGATTGCAGCCAAGTACGGCACATCTGTTGATGCCATTATGGCAATGGCGGAAAACAAGCGTGTCAAAGCACGCTCCTTAAGGGTCGGACAAGAGATTCATATCCCCGTTGCAGAAGTTCGTTATGCGGAAGAGAAACCCAAGACCGTAAAGGAAGTTGCCGCTGAGCGGAACGAGCCTGTTGTTTCAACAGAGACCGCAGCGAACAAGATTACATATACGGTCCACAAAGGGGAGTCATTGGGAAGAATTTCTCAGCGACTTGGTGTGTCGGTTGACCAGATTTGCCGTGAGAATGGAATTCGCAATGCGAGCAAAATCTATCCGGGTCAGAAACTGACGGTTACCGTTAAGGGCGAACCTTCGTACGCTGATGCTGCTCCCAAGAAGGCGGAGAAAAAGCAGTCGACCGAGGCCGCGGGCAAAAAGTACTATACAGTTCAGCGCGGCGATACGATGTGGAGTATCGCACAGGCTCACGGCGTGGATTTGCAGACCATGCTCAAGTTGAACCGCCTTTCAAAGCGTTCAAATATTTATCCGGGTCAGCGTTTGGTCGTCAGCAAATAAGACGAGACGCGACATTCATTATGTTCACTTCTTGACGGAGTTGTCGAGTGGGTCGCACTGTGACCAAACAGGAGCTGGTGGACAAACTTGCCGATGGCATTGGTCTCACCAGAGTTGAAACCCAAGCCGTCGTTGACGGCTTTTTGGCCCTTGTAATGGAGGCGGTTGCCAACGGCGACCGCGTTGAATTGCGCCGTTTTGGTGTCTGGAAACCGGTCCAGCGAAAGGGCAGGAGTGTCCGTACTCCGGACGGTCTCCATGAAGTTCAAATTCCAGACAGGATTGCAGCCGTGTTCGTTCCCGCAGACGAATTCCGGGAACGAATGCTGCAGGAGTAGCAGCCACCTCTTCCCCGCGGTTGCCGTGAAGAGTTTTTCACGCCTTGTATCCACACGTTTTCCAATTTCACTTTCATAACACATTCACCTCAAACCCAAGCAATTGCTTCGGTAGAAACGGAGACACCCTTGCCCTGTGGTAAGAAGCGTAAACGTCACAAAATGGCGACGCACAAACGCAAGAAAAGACTGCGCAAGAATCGTCACAAAAAGAAATTGCGCTAAGGGTCGCGCGGGTGAACCGCGCGGCCTTAGCCTGCCAAACAAACACGGTCGCGGGCCTTCTTTGAGAGGCCTCGCCGTGTTTTAGACTTCCCCCCGAACGTGGATTCCGGACCAAACGACTTCCCTTATTCGACTTCATCCGGTCATACATTGACCGTGGCCGAACTGACTCGCGAAATCAAACGGATGTTTCGCGAACGGTTTGAACCACTGTGGATTGAGGGTGAACTTTCAGGGTGTAAGGCGCACGGCAGCGGCCACTTTTATTTCACTCTCAAGGACGCAACCGCACAGCTTTCCTGCGCGATGTGGCGCATGTATGCCAAAGGACTTCGTTTCGCGCCGACGGACGGGATGAAGGTCCAGGCATTCGGACAGCTTGAGGTTTACGAACCGCAGGGAAAGTACCAGCTCATCGTGTATGAGTTGCGGCTTTCCGGTGAAGGAGAACTTCAACGGGCATTCGAAGAACTCAAGCGCAAGCTCGAGAAGGAGGGTCTGTTTGAATCCTCGCGGAAAAGGCAACTGCCGAAGTTTCCACAACGAATCGGGTTAGTCACGTCCGGTACCGGAGCCGCGCTTCACGACATGCGCACAGTTGCTTCGCGGCGGTGGCCGCTTGCTGAACTCATCTTGCGCTCTGTTCGGGTGCAGGGTAAAGGAGCGGCGGAGGAAATAGCAGCCGCAATCATGCAGTTCTCACGAGAGAAACATGTGGATGTCATCATTGTTGGCAGAGGCGGCGGCTCTCTGGAAGATTTATGGGCGTTCAACGAAGAAGCTGTGGCACGGGCTATCTTTGCCAGTCATATTCCAGTGGTTTCCGCCGTGGGCCATGAGGTGGATTTTACGATTGCAGATTTTGTCGCGGATGTGCGCGCACCCACGCCTTCCGCTGCAATGGAAATTGTGCTTCCCGACGGCGAAGAGATCATTCGACAGCTTCATCAGCTCAACCGCAGGCTCTCAAGAATGACAGTGGACAGAGTGGCTTACCTGCGGCAACAGCTCAGAACGCTGGCGTCACATTGGGCACTCAAACAGCCGGAGCACCTTGTGCAGTTAGCCGCACAGCGGCTTGACGAACTTTCCGGCAGGCTTAAAGAGAGCGCCATTGCATTTCACGAGAATGCACTGTCGGAATATACACATCTGTCGGAATTGCTTGCCGCCGTGTCGCCTCAGCGGGTTCTGCAAAGAGGTTTTGCCATCGTTCGCAATCGGGAAGGTGTCGCAATGAGGCGCGCAGCAGAAATCGTCCCCGGAGAACTACTTTCCATTGAACTTGCCGAAGGCCGCCTGCAAGCAAGAGCGAAGAATCACGATACCCCAGAGCTTTTCGATGACCGCAAAGACTAAATCCTCAAAGTCAGACTACGTGGAACCAAAGTCGTTCGAAGAGGCTTTGGAACGCCTGCAGGAGCTTGTTGAGAAACTCGAAGCCGGCGAGATATCACTCGAAGAGTCTGTTGCGGCGTTTGAAGAGGGACAGAAATTATCCGTTTACTGCCAGCACAAATTGAAGGCTGCCGAGACGTCGCTGAAGAAACTGCTCATGCATCCGGAAGGTCCAGAAGCAGGGGAGGAAGAGTAGCTGTGGTTCGTCTCGGCCTCATGGGCAATTCGTCAAAGCCGCGCTTTGTGCCTGTGGTATCGAGCTTTGTCCTGCTGCTGCGGGAACGAGGAGTGAAGTTCCTGTATGACGATGAGAATCGCCATTCCATTCACCTGAATCCCAATGAACTCGCGCCGCATAACTCACTTGCGCGGGACTGCGACCTTGTGTTAAGCTTTGGAGGCGACGGAACCCTGCTTCATACCGCGGCAGCCGTGAGCAAATACGGTAAACCGATTCTTGGTGTGAATCTTGGTCCGGGTTTGGGCTATTTGACGGATCTCGAGTCAGCACATCTTCATGAACGGCTGGACGACATTCTGACGGGCAACTATGTGATTGAAGAGCGGATGATGATTCAGGCGACAACTGAGCACGACCCTACCGTTCATCACGCATTGAACGATTTTGTCATCGGCCAGCATGAGGTGTCACGAACGCAAGCGTTTCAAGTGTTTATTGACGGTGCTCCTGCGGCAAATTACCGGGCTGACGGCCTGATTGTGGCTTCACCCACCGGTTCAACCGCCTATTCGCTTTCCGCAGGCGGACCGATTATCGAGCCTACTCTGCAGACTATCATTGTGACGCCAGTATGTCCGCATACGTTGACGATGAGACCCCTTGCCATCGCTGACCACCGGACTGTTACAATTCGATCAATGGGACCGGGGATTTTGACGGCCGACGGTGAGCATGTGCGGTCGCTCAGTATCGGCGAACAGGTTTTTGTGAAGAAATCACCTCTTACAGCAAAGCTGGTAAATATTCAGCGACGCGACTTCTATCAAGTTCTACGTGACAAATTGAATTGGGGTGCCGCGCCGGATTTCTCTGACGAGCGCTAATTGATATGGGACTATTTGACAAACTAAAGCAGGCGCTTACCAAGACCCGCGAGGCGATTTCTGACAAACTTGCTACTGTGTTCAAACCCGGCAGGAAGCTTGACCGGAACTTGCTTCAGGAGCTTGAGGATGTGTTGCTTTCCGCAGACGTCGGGCTTGAGACCACTGAGTTTCTGATTGAACAGTTGAAAGAGGCAGGGCGGAATGCGGGTCCTGATGCCGATGCGGACTCCCTATTGCGTGAGAAAGTAGTCAAGCTGCTCAAGAGCGCTGAAGGGACACCAGTTCCGAACGGCTCACCGCATGTGGTGCTTGTCGTCGGAGTTAATGGAACCGGAAAGACCACGAGCATCGGCAAACTTGGCAGGTTTTTAAGTTCCCGAGGAAAGTCCGTCATATTTGCCGCCGGTGATACATTTCGGGCGGCGGCCATTGACCAGCTTCAAATCTGGGGAGAGCGGTGCAACATTCCGGTGATTGCAGGTGAAATGAACGGGGACAGTGCCGCTGTTGCCGTCGACGCGTTGCAGGCCGCTCAGTCAAAAGGTGCGGATGTACTTCTTGTCGATACCGCCGGACGGCTCCACAACAAGAGCAACCTTATGCAGGAACTCGAGAAAGTCTCCCGCGTGCTAAGTAAACGGCTGTCCGGCGCGCCACACGAGGTTTTGCTCGTGTTGGACGCTACGACCGGCCAGAACGGGTTGAATCAGGCTAAAGAATTCACGAGAACGGCCGGGGTGTCCGGGCTAATTCTTACAAAAATAGATGGTACAGCCAAGGGTGGAGTCGCTTTAGCAATTGCGCGGACGATGAACATTCCAATCCGTTACGTGGGTTTTGGTGAAGCGCTGGATGATTTCGATGAATTTGACGCAGAAAAATTCGCACTTAGCCTGCTTGGTGAACGGACGGAGACTCCTGCTTAACCATGCGAACTCACTTGCCGGCAGGCCGAATAGTTGTCCTGCGTTCCAGCTATCACGCGAATATTACGAATGCACTTTTGGATGGCGCAGTTGCCGAACTGCGTTCGCAGGGGATTGCCGAATCACAGATTGACATCGTTGACGTCCCGGGCGCTTTCGAACTTCCGGTCGCGGCCGCTCGGGTTGCAAAGCGTCTGACTGTAGATGTGGTCGTGGCGATTGGTGCAGTTGTGCGCGGTGAAACCCCGCATTTCGATTTTATCTGCCAATCGTGCTCGCAAGGTTTATCTCGTGTAGCCGAATCAACCGGAAAGCCGGTAGCATTCGGAGTCATTACGGCAAATACAGTGGAACAGGCGTATGAAAGAGCCGGTGGCAGGGTCGGGAACAAAGGTCAGGAGGCGGCGCGGGCCGCGCTGGAGTTGTTCGATTCAATTAAGAAATGGGAGCAGCAGCAAGCATCTGGATCGTAAATTTTCTTCTTTCATCTACAGGAAACTGACATGCCGCTGCTAATCGTGCTTGGCGCACTCATCTTTCTGGCCAATGCTTTTGCCGGACCATTCCGATGGACCACTTACACGTCGGGCACAAATGTTCGCGACATCCTCGTGACCGAAAATGATCTTTGGCTTGGGACATCAGGTGGGCTTGTCAGATTTAGTCCCGAGAGTGCGACGTTCGAGATTTTCAATAATACGCGGGGATTGGCAATGAATGCCACCGTTGGTCTTGGTGCGGATGCGCGCGGTTGGATTTGGATTGTCGCGCCGGACGGCCGTATTACGAGATTGCATCCTGAGACCGGAGAAACAAAAACCATTGCCGACTTACAAGACGAGATTTTTGAAGTATCGTCGATTGTAGCCGTTGCCGACGAGATGTTTCTGGGCGCGAACAACGGAATCTACCGTTTCGCCTATTACCCAATTGCTGACAACTATCGTGTAAGTGAAAGAGTCCGGGTGTTGGGTAACTTTCCGACCGGTATAGCTGTCAAAGACCTCATTGCCGTTGACGGTTTTCTCTATGCCGCAACTGTAGCCGGACTGGCTCGTGCGCCGCTTAACACACAACAATTCTCCGCACCGGCTGCATGGACGGACTACACTGTTGCCGACGGACTTCCGGCGAATAATATCTTCAGTCTGGCCGAGCAAGGAGATACGACGCTGTGGATTGCAACACAATCAAACACTGTGTCGTTTGACGGTGTCAGCTTCGGAACTCCGATGCCGGCTCCGCAAGCCTTTCTCACTATGGTTGAGCATCAAGGCACCATGTACGCTTCTAGCAGTAATACGCTATTCGTACTTGCTGCCGGAAGTTGGGCTTCCACCGGTGTCGTCAGGCAGGGAATTGCGTCGCTGGGAAGCACTGTCTTGGATGGTGAGAGTTTGCTTGTGGTCAGTTTCTCCGATTTGCCGGAGCGTCCCGGCGGACTCAGCTTTTACAATGGAACTGAGTTGACACCACCGATTACCCCAACAGGAATTGGCGGCAATTCCGTGCAAGTTGTTCAATTCGACAAGGCCGGAGCTCTCTGGGTTGCAACCGGTGGCAATCGCACCGGAGTCTCGAAATTCGCCGGTGGTGAGTGGACGATGTACACTCGAAACGACACAGTAGCCGGTGACTTCTGGTTCTCCACACCACGTTCCGCTGTGGCGGACGATTTCGGCGGAATTTGGTTTGGCTCAGACGGTGGCGGCGTGCTTTATCATCGCGACGGAAACTTCTACCGGTATAACTCCACTGAGTCGGAATGGGCAGATTCCAATGGATTCCGGTTGCGAGGTGTGCCAAGTGCGCCAGACTATTGTGAAACACGGGTCGGCAGAATGCCTAGCGGCGAAATTCTGATAACGAATCTCGACAGCGAAATAGACAAGCCGTTCGCAATTGTCTCGACAAACTGGCTGGCGCAAGGACACAGCTTGACACCGTGGATTTACCCGTATCCCGAGCCTGGAGATGTTCCGGGAATCTCCAACCCCGGTCTTGTGAACGAGATTTATGGCGATCCGTTTGGCAGGTTTTTCGCCGGAGCTACCGGGACCAATCGCGGCGGGAGATATACTTTTGTCTGCGATCCAAATGATCTTTCGACTCTAAGCGACGATGTGTGGCAAGCCTATGATCCAATCGCGCTGCAAGATGCCGCGACAACTTGTTTCGAGGATATAAATCCCGAGGTACTCACATTTGCGGTGGACCGCCAGAATTACTTGTGGGTCGGAACGCCAGGCGGTGCCTACTATTCACAAGGCGGGCTTGGCGGAAATCTGTCGAGCCTGCGGTTTATCTGTCTGTTTGACTTGCCGGTCGGCAATCGCGTTAATCATATTCACGTGGATTCGCAAGACAACAAATGGTTTGCGACGGACAATGGAGTCGCCGTGCTTGATCCTTCATTCACGTGGATTCACGTTTTCCAGACGTCTAGCAGTATCGATTACGCGTCTGACTTGGCCTCGAACAGCGTTACGTCCATTACTTCAGATCCAAACACAGGGGACGTTTGGATCGGCACTTTAGACGGACTGTCCCGGCTGCAAACGCCGTATCTCACCCGAGAGCCGAAGCTTGACACGGTGTCGCCCTATCCGAATCCATTTCGCGCTGACGGCACACAACGACTTTTTCTTGACGCGACCGACCTTGGCGGACGATTTGAGCAGCTTCGTGTGTTTACGCTGGGCGGCCGACTTGTCAAAGAACTTTCCTGGTCGCAGGCAATTTCTGGCGGCTGGGACGGCAGAAATGTTGACGGCAACTTAGTTGCCGGAGGTGTGTACCTTCTTGTTGCCACCACCTCGGATGGTCATTCTGCAACCGGTAAGGTTGCAGTAGTGGGCAGGTAGGTTCATGCTGGAGCGGCTCTCAATCCGCAATTTCCTGCTCGTGGAGGAAATCAATCTCTCCCTGAAGATGGGGCTGACCGCCATTACAGGGGAAACCGGAGCGGGAAAGAGCATGATTCTTGGCGCACTCCGCGTCTTGTTCGGTGAGACGCTCAGCGAACAGATGATTAGAGACGGTTGCGACCGTACGGTTATTGAAGCTGAGTTTAGACTTGAACCGACAGGGGAGCTCAAAGAACTTGTTGATGAAGAGTATTTCGAAGAGGACGGCAGCTTCATTATTCGCCGCGAGCTAACCCGTGGCGGGAGAACCCGCAGTTTCCTGCAGGATCGGCCGGTCAGCATCGAATTGCTGAAATCCGTGGGGGATTTGCTCATGGATTTTCACGGTCAAAGGGATAATCTCTCGCTCTTCAAGCCATCACGACAACTCGAATTTCTGGATGCTTTCGCGCAGACGGGTTCTGAATTGAGTACCGTAACAGCGGCGTATCGTGACCGGCAAGCCATGCTTGTGAGGCGCGAAGAACTCAATCGACAGTTATCAACGCGCCGCAAAGAGCAGGCGCTCCTTGCCTATCAGCTTGAAGAGATCGAGAAACTTGGACTACGACCTGGAGAAGATGTCGATCTTGCCGGAAAACTGAAGAAACTCGAGCAAGCCGAAAAGCTCGTCTTGTTAGCAACCCAAATTGCGGATTTGCTCGAACAGAATGACGTTTGTGCTGTTTCACTGACCGGACAAGCGAGGCAGTTGGCCGACGAGATTCGACGGATTGACAGCGAGTTTGGACTTTTCGCAATCGAACTTGCCGAAGTGACGTCAAGGCTTCGGGACATTAGCAACGAAGTATTGCATTACGCCGGAAACATTGAGATAAGTCCGGACGAGCTTGAGAATCTGCGGAAACGTGCTGCGACTATCGCAGAGTTGCGAAGAAAGCACGGCTTGGATTTGAGCCAAATTCTCGAGCAGGCGGAAAAGATGAAAGACGAACTCGCCGCGCTTTCAGCCCTTGAAAAGGAGCTGACTGAAGTCCAGAAATCCCTTGACATAATTAGCAAAGCATTATCAAGTGCTGCCGCTGTGTTGAGCTGCAAGCGACGCGAATCCTGCAGTCAATTTGCGGAAGCAATTCAAGCGACTCTCCAGCCGCTTGGTTTCGCGAAGCCGAAGTTCGAGATTGTGTTGGTTTCAGCGGACCCGAACAACGTCGACATGATAGGCCGCACCGGTGCCGATTCCATTCAGTTTTTGTTTGCCGGCACATCCGGACAGACTCTTCGCCCACTTGCAGAGGTCGCTTCCGGCGGAGAGTCATCGCGGGTTACCTTGGCTATTAAGAGTGTCGTTGCCGAACGCATGCGGAATCCGCTGCTGGTTTACGATGAAATAGATTTGGGAATCTCCGGGCGGGTTGCCGCCGCTGTTGCCAACACATTGTTTGAACTCGGACGACGACAACAAGTCGTTGTGGTGACTCACCTTCCGCAAATTGCCGCGCGGGCGGAACATCATCTTCAAGTTTCCAAAAGCACTTCCCGCAAAGGGACCATTACCAGGGCCGAAATGCTCAAGCCTGAGCAGCGGGCGGAGGCGGTCGCAGCATTGCTTGCAGGATCGGAGATTTCCGACACTGCGATTGCCGCGGCTGGTGAACTCCTGAATACTAACAAATTCACTTCGGAACAGGATCAATAGCTTGGATAGTCTGATTCTCCGCGGCGGACGACCGCTCGAAGGAGAGATTCCAATATCGGGTTCGAAAAATGCGACTCTGCCGTTGCTTGCTGCTACGCTGCTTGCGCCCGGTTTCTATCGCTTCACAAACGTCCCGCAGCTCAAAGACGTTAAAACAATGTCGAATCTGCTGCGAATTCTTGGTGCAAAAATAGACGAGTCTGCAAATGAACTGCTGATTGACACCAGTCACGCTTCGCATGTTGAAGCCCCTTATGATCTTGTCAAGACGATGCGTGCAAGTTTTTACGTACTTGGCGCTCTGCTTGGTCGACATGGCGAGGCCCGTGTGTCATTGCCCGGAGGATGTGCCTGGGGTCCAAGACCCGTGGATCTGCACTTGAAAGGAATGGAAGCGCTTGGCGCCAAGCTCATTCTAGATCAGGGATACGTTGTTGCTTCGGCACTGCCACTGCGGGGCACATCTTTTGAATTCGGAATTTCAAGCGTTGGAGCATCAGCGAATGTACTCATGGCTGCCGTACGGGCGGAGGGTACGACCGTACTTAAAAACGTAGCTCTTGAGCCGGAGGTAACTTCCCTCGCGTTGTTCCTGAATAAAATGGGTGCACGGATCTCAGGGATCGGCACCAGAGAGCTGACGATTCAAGGTGTCGCCGAACTTCATCCAGCAGATGCCGTCATGTCACCCGACAGGATTGAAACCGGTTCGTTCATGTGTGCGGTCGGAATGACCGGAGGTAAGGTCAGACTGTCACACGCTGATCCGCTTCAGTTGACTGCCGTGATTGAAAAAGCAAGGCAGGCCGGCATTGAAGTTAGTTATGGAGCCGATTGGATTCAAGTCGAGCGTGGAAGCAGCAAGCTGAAGCCGATTGACGTGACCACGGATGTCTATCCGAATTTTCCGACAGACTTGCAGGCGCCGTTCATGGCGCTTGCCACAATTGCAGACGGTGTGTCACATATTACCGATACGATCTACACGGACAGGTTCACGCACGTTGCCGAGTTGTTCCGGCTTGGCGCACAAATTCACATGGACAATAATACAGCCGTTGTCACCGGGGTTTCCAAACTCACCGGCGCACCTGTTATGTCCACAGACCTGCGCGCTTCGGTGTGCCTTGTTTTGGCCGGTCTCGCTGCCGAAGGTGAGACGGAAGTCAAGCGTGTTTATCACTTGGACAGAGGCTATGAAAAGCTTGAGGAGAAGTTGTCCCGAGTTGGCGCCGATATTCGCCGGGCAGAGGGTGATCTATGAGCGAAGATTTCGTACATCTGCATAATCACTCTGAATTCAGTTTGCTGGACGGTGCTTGCAAGGTCACCGACCTTGTTAAGAGAACCGTTGAGCTCGGAATGCCCGCTGTCGCTCTGACTGATCACGGGGCATTGCACGGTGCGGTGGATTTCTATTCGCTCTGCAAGGCGAACGGTGTTCAACCGATAATCGGCTGTGAAGTTTATATTTGCAGGGATCGCTTCGACAAGTCGGGCGGTCAGCGTAAACGAAACGGTGACGAATACGCAAATCACCTTCTGCTGCTGGCCAAAGATGAAGTCGGTTACAAGAATCTCGTTAAGCTCTCTTCTATCGGGTACACCGAAGGGTTCTATTACAAGCCAAGAATAGACGCCGAAGTTCTCGCGCGGCATTGCAACGGCCTGATTGCGACATCCGGATGCATGTCTTCGGACGTTCCCACGCTTCTCCTGTCGGGAGACGAGGCCGGTGCATGGGAAAAAGCGATGTGGTACAAGGAGCTGTTCGGAGACGATTTCTACATAGAGATCCAGCGCCATGACTTGCCGGATGAACTCTCGTTGAACACTCAGTTGATTCGTCTTGCGAAGAGATTGAATTCAAAGGTAATATGCACGAACGATACGCATTATCTTGATCGGACCCATTCCGAAGCGCACGACTGTCTGCTCTGCATCGGCACAGGGAAAAACGTGGCTGATGCGGACCGGATGAAGTTCGATACAAACGAATTCTATTTGAAGACGCCGCAGGAGATGGCGGCACTGTTTCAAGATATCCCTGAAGCGCTGCTGAACACTCGGGAAGTCGCCGAAAAGTGCAACATCACTCTTGATTTTTCGGCACGACATCTTCCCCGGTTTCCGTTGCCCGAAGGCGAAGAGAATGAGACATCCTATTTGACAGAGCTCGCCCGTTCGGGAATGAGACGTCGATATGCGCATGTCACTGCGGAACTGGAAGAACGGTTGAATTATGAGCTCAGAGTTATTGATCAGATGGGCTTTTCAGGGTACTTTCTGATTGTTTCAGACTTTGTGCGATACGCACGGTCAATTGACGTGCCTGTCGGACCGGGCAGAGGTTCCGCAGCCGGATCGCTCGTTTGTTATTCGCTGGGAATAACGAGCCTTGATCCTATCCGATTCGATCTTTACTTTGAGCGGTTCTTGAATCCTGAGCGTATTTCCATGCCGGATATTGACATCGACTTTCATGATGAGGGCCGTGCCAAGGTCATCGAATACGTGCGCGAAAAGTACGGTGCAGACTCAGTGGCACAAATTATTACGTTTGGCCGATTGAAAGCACGCGCGGTAGTACGCGATGTCGGACGAGTGATGGGAATGAGCTATGCCGACATGGACAAGCTTGCAAAGAAAATTCCTGATGGCCCCACGGCGACGCTTGCTAATGCCACCGAGGGAAATCCCGAGTTGACGGAATTGCTGAACGAGCGTGAAGATTTCCGCAAAGTGTGGCAGGTCGGGAGTGCGTTGGAGGGTCTTTGTCGACATGCGTCGACGCATGCGGCAGGCGTCGTGATTACTCCCGGTCCATTAACCGACTATGTTCCGCTTTTCAGACAGTCCGACGGTTCGATTACGACTCAATTCGATATGAACATCGTGGACAAGATTGGCCTTCTGAAGATGGACTTTCTTGGCCTGCGAACTTTGAACGTGATTGATTTGTGTTTGCAAATGCTCGCTCGCCGGGGCATCATGCTTGACATGAACAACCTTCACGAATCGTATGACGAAAGGACGTACGAACTTCTTGGAAGAGGTGACACGACCGGAGTGTTTCAGCTTGAATCCGGTGGAATGCGTGAGTGGCTGACAAAACTCAAGCCGAATTGTATTGACGACATTGTGGCCATGGTGGCGCTCTATCGTCCCGGGCCGATGAACATGATTGGTGACTTCATCGACCGTAAACACGGACGGACGCCCGTCACCTATCTGCATCCCAAGCTTGAGCCGATCCTGAAACAAACTTACGGTGTCATCGTTTATCAGGAGCAAGTGCTTCGAATCGCACGTGATATCGCCGGATTCACACTTGGCCGAGCGGACATTCTTCGTAAGGCGATGGGCAAGAAAAAGAAAGAGGAAATGGAAAAGGTGCGAATCGAGTTTATCGATGGCTGCCTGTCACATAGTTCTCTTTCCAAAAGACTTGCCGAAGAGATTTATGA
This region of bacterium genomic DNA includes:
- a CDS encoding NAD(+)/NADH kinase, which encodes MVRLGLMGNSSKPRFVPVVSSFVLLLRERGVKFLYDDENRHSIHLNPNELAPHNSLARDCDLVLSFGGDGTLLHTAAAVSKYGKPILGVNLGPGLGYLTDLESAHLHERLDDILTGNYVIEERMMIQATTEHDPTVHHALNDFVIGQHEVSRTQAFQVFIDGAPAANYRADGLIVASPTGSTAYSLSAGGPIIEPTLQTIIVTPVCPHTLTMRPLAIADHRTVTIRSMGPGILTADGEHVRSLSIGEQVFVKKSPLTAKLVNIQRRDFYQVLRDKLNWGAAPDFSDER
- the xseA gene encoding exodeoxyribonuclease VII large subunit, which codes for MDSGPNDFPYSTSSGHTLTVAELTREIKRMFRERFEPLWIEGELSGCKAHGSGHFYFTLKDATAQLSCAMWRMYAKGLRFAPTDGMKVQAFGQLEVYEPQGKYQLIVYELRLSGEGELQRAFEELKRKLEKEGLFESSRKRQLPKFPQRIGLVTSGTGAALHDMRTVASRRWPLAELILRSVRVQGKGAAEEIAAAIMQFSREKHVDVIIVGRGGGSLEDLWAFNEEAVARAIFASHIPVVSAVGHEVDFTIADFVADVRAPTPSAAMEIVLPDGEEIIRQLHQLNRRLSRMTVDRVAYLRQQLRTLASHWALKQPEHLVQLAAQRLDELSGRLKESAIAFHENALSEYTHLSELLAAVSPQRVLQRGFAIVRNREGVAMRRAAEIVPGELLSIELAEGRLQARAKNHDTPELFDDRKD
- the ftsY gene encoding signal recognition particle-docking protein FtsY, whose product is MGLFDKLKQALTKTREAISDKLATVFKPGRKLDRNLLQELEDVLLSADVGLETTEFLIEQLKEAGRNAGPDADADSLLREKVVKLLKSAEGTPVPNGSPHVVLVVGVNGTGKTTSIGKLGRFLSSRGKSVIFAAGDTFRAAAIDQLQIWGERCNIPVIAGEMNGDSAAVAVDALQAAQSKGADVLLVDTAGRLHNKSNLMQELEKVSRVLSKRLSGAPHEVLLVLDATTGQNGLNQAKEFTRTAGVSGLILTKIDGTAKGGVALAIARTMNIPIRYVGFGEALDDFDEFDAEKFALSLLGERTETPA
- a CDS encoding LysM peptidoglycan-binding domain-containing protein — translated: MISGRTVLLAVLTASWLMIGCTSSRQLSGTTGSQEFRDRLGQPAQLTDREKWSLARKSFAYAQRAEDRQNTEDAAFFYEASLELLGAIDLASIDLEMHRVASFNRQVLESYDQFVSHTKSLPASSGLVAVIEAGEAQHSGEEEEDDAPDEVEEIAAPKTVPEAPELEVRPMKTPLPGVPMEINNKVRNQIHFFQTKGNKVMHRWMERAAILFPRMRPILKEEGIPQEMLYLSMIESGLNLNAYSYASASGLWQFIPGTGRLYGLHIDRTYDERRHVELATRAACNYLRKLYEEFGDWYLAMAAYNCGEGRVARDIKRCKSRNYWELHKLPRQTRGYVPTYLAARAICENPERYGFPPLPPEQPFECERIYVPGGYKLEDIARAAGHDPQTVKDLNPEFLKGIVPDRGTEMMVRLPGAVSESFNTELASLPKTVIVPTSTHRVRKGDTLNKIAAKYGTSVDAIMAMAENKRVKARSLRVGQEIHIPVAEVRYAEEKPKTVKEVAAERNEPVVSTETAANKITYTVHKGESLGRISQRLGVSVDQICRENGIRNASKIYPGQKLTVTVKGEPSYADAAPKKAEKKQSTEAAGKKYYTVQRGDTMWSIAQAHGVDLQTMLKLNRLSKRSNIYPGQRLVVSK
- a CDS encoding HU family DNA-binding protein, coding for MGRTVTKQELVDKLADGIGLTRVETQAVVDGFLALVMEAVANGDRVELRRFGVWKPVQRKGRSVRTPDGLHEVQIPDRIAAVFVPADEFRERMLQE
- the xseB gene encoding exodeoxyribonuclease VII small subunit produces the protein MTAKTKSSKSDYVEPKSFEEALERLQELVEKLEAGEISLEESVAAFEEGQKLSVYCQHKLKAAETSLKKLLMHPEGPEAGEEE